The Psychrobacillus sp. FSL K6-4046 DNA window GCAGCCAGATACTTGATCTACCTTCATACTTTTTACTCCCTTTAATCCGGAAGCAATTGTATTAATACTAGATAGATTGCCGTTAATTTTTAATACATTTGCAGACGGCATTGTATAAGTTATCTTAAAATTAGTAGGTTTAGTCCATACTAAATAATTTTGTCCGTTACGTACTTCAGTTCTTCCATTAATAAGAGAGACTGGTGATGCATCTGATACTAGGGATGCTTGAATCCAACCACGTTTTCCACTTTGTGTTTCTACATTTAACCAGCTGTTTAAAGTACGTAAGATTCTTAAAGGAGAGCTAGCTGTGACAGACTCTACCTTTTTGGATGTGGCACTTGCACTGCTGAATACAGTAGACGCTTTGGTTGCATATTTTGTAGGTATGTTATCACTTACCTCAAAGTCAGGAATCCAGCCTTCGACTGCCCCTGCTTTAATATGTAACCAGTTAGTTCCATCTGTACCATTTATCTTATTTAATACCGTGAATGCTGTATCTTTAGGAAGCCCCTGTAAAACTGCAGAGTTAAACTTACTATCTGCGTATACCAAAGCATTAAATCTTTTAATAGTTCCAGTTTCACCATTGCCTGGAGTAACTACTGGTGGTTCTACTGTACTATCTACTACATTTACTACAGATTCATGAAGCCAAGCTTCACCACTAGTTGTACCAACCTTGTACCATTTTTCATTGTTTGTATCTAATGCATAATGGGTAGAGATAAAAGAATCATTTAATCTAGATTGAGTAACAACATCGTAGGACATATTAGGGCCTGAACGCATATTAGCGACAGAAACAGAAACTACTAGATTTGTATTCTGTTCTATAACTTGTCCACTCTCTGGTGTTTCAGTTGGTGGCACTTCTGGTGAAGTAGAAACACTATCGAATGCTTCCCCAGATATCCAACCTTTTTTGCCTGTTGCATAAGTTACTTGATACCATTTTTCTTTTGCAGCATTTGTAAATTCCTGATGAACTGCTAACTTTGTTCCTACGTTAATAGTTGCAACAACTTTATAGCTTTTAGTTGCACCTGAATGTACCGTAGAAGCTTTTACAACTGTCTTAGAATCACTTGCTGCTTCTTCAAAAGCAGTAGCTTGGATCCAACCTTTTTTACCAGTTGCGTAGGTTACTTGCATCCACTTTTCTTTTGCAGCATTTGTAAACTCTTGATGAACAGTTAATGTAGTGCCAGCTTTGACAGTAGCAACTGTGGCATAGCTTTTAGTTGCCCCTTTATGGACTGTCGATTGATTTACTACCTTCATAGAGGTGCCAGTTTCTCCATTAGTGGCACTAAGTAAAAATAATTCTGAAAGAACCCAGCCTTTTTTCCCTTGATATTCTACGTTAAACCAAACCTCTTTTTGAGCATTTGTAAAACTGCCCAAAATCTTCAAAGAAGTTCCAGCTGGAATCGTAG harbors:
- a CDS encoding SH3 domain-containing protein, translated to MKKVIASSVLATSVLLPINLLTSDTVHTYAASNTAIASTQQSTKALITNNNVNIRKGATTSYNSIGKVQNGQLVTIIDRFTNASGELWYKVKADSMTGWVISDYVKEVSSAVGGNSTVNGNSYVGSSQKIGKSAANMRSGATTSYKLLSTIPAGTSLKILGSFTNAQKEVWFNVEYQGKKGWVLSELFLLSATNGETGTSMKVVNQSTVHKGATKSYATVATVKAGTTLTVHQEFTNAAKEKWMQVTYATGKKGWIQATAFEEAASDSKTVVKASTVHSGATKSYKVVATINVGTKLAVHQEFTNAAKEKWYQVTYATGKKGWISGEAFDSVSTSPEVPPTETPESGQVIEQNTNLVVSVSVANMRSGPNMSYDVVTQSRLNDSFISTHYALDTNNEKWYKVGTTSGEAWLHESVVNVVDSTVEPPVVTPGNGETGTIKRFNALVYADSKFNSAVLQGLPKDTAFTVLNKINGTDGTNWLHIKAGAVEGWIPDFEVSDNIPTKYATKASTVFSSASATSKKVESVTASSPLRILRTLNSWLNVETQSGKRGWIQASLVSDASPVSLINGRTEVRNGQNYLVWTKPTNFKITYTMPSANVLKINGNLSSINTIASGLKGVKSMKVDQVSGCTSVLTVTFDPNYTYTIRDYDKELTIKVVAKGLAGKKIIIDAGHGAKDPGAVGPKGTREKDVNLGTAKFLKAELEAAGAIVTLTRSTDVFLELKERTDIANASDYDAFISIHADSYTSTSRGTTTFYNTSVNFNGPKSFTLAKSVQANLVKEVGTYNRGVKQQSFYVNRMNEIPSVLVELAFLSNPSEEALLASDAFRKKAAVGIRKGLQDFFNQ